The genomic DNA AGTCGGCGGTGAGAGCTGGGGATAAGATGGGCTGCCGGATTGGTAAGGAAGAAGCGGATGTCATCATAACACCAAAGATTATAAAAACTCGGATAAATACTAAATTTTTTCGCGCAGCAGGTGGTGATTTCCGACGAACGACATATTTGCACGACAACCGCCAAAACTCCCTTCGTAAAGTCGTTGGTCGGGTTAACGGCACAGCTCAGCTAAAATAGTATACCGGCTCCCCGAAGCGCTCTTTTTTTGTGTAAAAAAAACGATGATGAACCGAAAGTTAAAATCGAACACATTGGTACTGGTCATGCTGCTGCTGGTAACGGCAATAAGAAGCCATGCTCAACCTAAGAAGATACTGATTGTATCGACTAACCGCGATTCAGTGGGTACGAACGTTAGCGGCACCTTTCTAAAAGAAATCGCTTATCCGTTCCAGTATTTTACCGACAAAGGGTTTGAGGTGGACATTGTTACACCCAAAGGCGGTAAAGCGGCTATCTATTCGACGGGCGAGGTGCCTGACGTATTGCGTTCCATCCGGCAGAGTACTTTGTTCATGGCGAAGACAAGTGCTACACTAAAGCCGGACGAAGTAACAGCGAGTAAGTATGCGGCCGTCTTTTATCCAGGCGGTCATGGACAATACTTTGATGTGATCAGTGATGAGCGAATTGCCCGCCTCACGGCCACGATCTACGAAAATGGAGGCACAATCGGTACCGCTGGGCATGGGGTAGCGTCCCTTATCGATGTTAAGCTCAGCTCGGGTAAATACCTAATCGACGGAAAACGGATAACCTGTTTTCCGCACTGGGCAGAACTGGCTTGGATGAATATTTCCAGCTATGGAAAACTACTTCCTTTTGACATGCAGGAAGTGCTGGCCAGGCGTGGGGCCAACCTGGTGGTGAGCACCAAAGAAACGGCTTCAGATAAAGCGTTGACCCTCGTTGCCGACCATCCCAATCGACTGGTAACGGGTTCGTTTGCCTCTTCAGCGCCGTGGGTGGCCGAGCAAATGGTATCCATCATCAGCCGTTCTGAATCACCCTCCGAAACTGTACAAATCCTGCGGGCCGTAAACAACTACGCAGAAGGACGTAACAGCGGAAACATCGACCGGATGAAACAGGCGTTTCACGCCGGGGCGGTACTCAAGGCCATTGATGAAAAAACAAAAGACATTGTAACCACGCCTATTGCCGACTATATCGCCCGTAATAAACCGGGGCAAAAGCATGATTGCAGTACTGATGTACGCTTGCTCGACTACACGGCCACGACAGCTATCGCCCGGGTAACATTTACGTACACCACCCATGCTTACCACGATAATCTTATACTACTGAAAGTAAAAGACCAATGGCTAATTACGGAGAAGGTGTATTCAAAAACGGTTTTTCAAAATCAGTAAGCAGCCGTAATTGCCATGAAACTCAGATTTACCCTTTTTCTGTGTCTGGCGCCAAGCCTTCTGTTTGCCCAGATAAAGCTGTCAGGCCGGGTTACGGATAACCGGAACCAACCATTGCCCTATGCCAATGTACTGCTATTGACGCCGACCGATTCAACGATGATAGCGGGAACCGTCACCAACAGCGAGGGAGGTTTTCTGATGGAGAACATAACGGCAGGCTCGTATCGGCTTTCGGTACGCATGGTAGGTTATACCAGCGTAACGCTGCTTCAAGACATCTTTGTGGACAAAACATTGGAAACAATTGTATTAACCGAAACGGCTACGACCCTGAACGAGGTGGTCGTCAAGGCCGAAAAACCGTTGTTTGAACAGCAACTCGACAAGCTGGTGGTTAACCTTAAAAATAATGTCGTCTCGGCGGGCAATACGGTGTTGGATGTGCTGGAGCGTTCGCCCGGTATTTCGGTAGATCGGCAGAGCGGTAGCCTAAGCATGAATGGTAAGCAGGGCGTTCAGGTCATGATCAACGGCAAACTGCAACGATTACCGCTGAATGTAGTGGTGCAGCAACTGGAAGGTCTTACCTCAGCCGGGGTTGAAAAGATAGAGTTGATCAGTAATCCCTCGTCCCGCTTCGACGCAGAAGGTGATGCGGGCATCATCAACATCGTGACGAAGCAACAGACAGACCTGGGCACCAACGGCACGGCTATGGTTGGTATCGGCTACGCCGACTTGAGTGGTTTCTGGAAACCGACCGGTTCATTGGCCATCAACCATAAACGCCAAAACCTGTTACTCACGGCCAACTACTCGCTGGTCCAGGACAACCGTTGGCAGCAATGGAACTACGAGCGACAGTTGCTCACGCCCAATCTGTATTCGAACACCATCACCGACCGGTATGCCAGCTGGCCCGTACAACGGGCCGGCCTGGGGCTTGAATGGAACATAAACAAAACGACTTCTATCAATACCCTTGTAGCCGGTTTCAGCGATTACTGGAAGATGGAATCTTTCAATCAGTCGCGGGTGATGCTTAACGGACGGGATTCGGCACGCATCAATTTATACGATAGAGAAGTGAATCACTGGAAGCACCTGATGGGCAATGTCAACCTGAATCATCGGCTTGCCAACGGTGCTCGGTTAAGCATTGATCTGGACTACCTCTATTATCACGATCACAACCCAAACGAGTTTACCAATACATATAGCTACGTGGCCACCAATCAGGTAGTACAGGAGCAGGTACGTACCGGCAAGGAAACGCCGATAAGCATGGGCGTAATCAAAGTTGATTATGAAACGAAATGGCGCACTCTAAAACTAGAACTGGGGGGCAAGTCGACCTTCTCGCGCCTGCGCAATACCGTGTCGCTCGAAAACATGGTAGGCGAAGCGTGGATAGCCGATACCCGGTTTACACAGAACTATTCGCTACGCGATGATGCCAACGCTGTCTATGTAAACGTCAGCGGCAAAGCCGGACCGAAAGGGCAGTTTCAGGCCGGACTTAGGGCTGAAAGCACCGATATGGAAATGACCGCCAGCGGTCAGCGGTTATTCAGCCTCGACTTCCTGAAACTATTTCCGACCTTTTTTTATACGTGGCAGGCTACGGCCAACAGCTCGCTACAAGTCTCGTATAACCGGCGCATCACCCGGCCCGCCTACACCAGCGTCGCTCCGTTCGTTATTTTTATGGACCCGTTTACCTACTACTGGGGCAATCTGCAACTCAAACCCGCTATCAGCAACGGTGTACAGGCCTCCTATACCTACAAGGACCTGCTGCTCACGCTTAAGTACAGTCAGGATCGGAATGCCATTGCCGGCAATCAAAGCCGGTACAACAGCGAAGAACGCAAAACCTACATCTACGCTGACAATGTAGATCAGTTACAACTGTACGCCTTCACTGCAAGCTGGCCTTGGAAAGTCACCTCCTGGTGGCGTACGCAAAGTAATGCCCTGCTTACCTACCAAAAGACTAATCATGTCTATGCCGGTGTACCCATCGAACTGAATCAATATTCGGCAAGGCTTAGTCTGAACCAGACCTTTACGTTACCGGGAAAAATTACCCTTGAGGTATCGGGCGTGTATGCTTCTCCAATAACGGTTGGCCTAAGCGTTCGCAAGGCCGCCGGTGTGGTTTCGGCTGGTGTACAGAAAGTAATCAACGACTACAGTAAACTAAACCTGACGGTCACCGACATTTTCTGGACGCGCAATTCCATTTATGTGTCCGACAATCCGCTGCTGGGCCAGATACAAAAGACCTCGTACTACAATGAACCGCGAGTGCTGCGTTTATCGTACACAGTCACGCTGGGCAACACTAAAATGAAATCGGCTAAGGCACGCACCACGGCTTCCGAGGCAGAACAACAACGGGTGAATTGACGTTTTGTAAATTCCTATGAAAGAGGTACATCGTCACATTTGGTGAAAGTCTGGGTTTTCCATCAGGATGACTCTATTGCGGAGCAGTCCAAAACTCGCTCTTCCATACATTTGACGCTTGATATTTTTGAGCCAGTTTACCGCTCCAGCGGCCTGGCTGCCCCTCTACCTGTCCGTTGCTCTATTCGGAGGTGACGGCATAGAAAATGGCTTTAAAATGCGGTACGCCGCCCGCCTGTTTAATCCCATTGGCAAATCCTTTCAGCGCTACCACTCCTGATTCAAGCGCTTTATTGCACCAAGTCTGAAGTTGATCCCCTTGCTTTGCCTTCATGAGTTGCCTGAATTCTAAGCCAATTTCTCTGACGACTTTGATGAGCGGGGGGCTTCCAAAAGTTTCCTTAAAAATTCAATGGGCATGTAATCTTGCAAATGACTCTGATACATCCCTAACCAAATACTCAGTTGTTTGGAAGAATAGTAGGTTGCTTTTACAGATGCCAGCAGTGGTTCTAAGAACGATTTGGGATAATTCCTTACCGCGTTATAGACGGTAGCTTGAGAATAGGGAATCCTTTATCGTTAATTTTTTCATACAACGCTTTGGCAGACTGCTGCCTTTCTTGCCAACGCTGTTGCAGATGGGCCTCAAAATCAAGAATATTACTTCGTTTACGAGAAGATTTGGGGACAAACTCTATCCGATTCCTATATCTTGCCACCGTCCTGCGAGACATTTTTAGAGTAGTTGCTATCTTTCTAATACTATAGCTTTTCGATTGTAATTCTTTGACTTTCAAACTGTGCGGAGACTCGCAAGTTGTCATAATTCTTTCCGATAAAAACAGGTTTTTGCAGCTGAGATTAGGCTGATAAACCCCGTATTCGAGTAAATGATGACTAACAAACTTACCCAGACAGAAAAAATCATTCCAATTCGTTTTCTTCCCCTTCGAGCGATTTCAGTTGCTCCAGCTCCTCTAGGTCACGCTGTAGCCCTGCTTGAAAGGAACTCTTGAAAAAACCCAGTCGTTTTGCTGCAAAATACAGCACTACGTTCAATACTATATGCGCGATAGCGATCAACACACCGGACGTTAGTCCCGATTCGTAGATATGTTTTGGCAGGAAAGATGCCGGAAAAAAGAAACCTGATAAAAGCACGGGCACTGCCGCTTGGTGAACCAAGGCTTGTGAACGAGCATAGGCGGAAATCACTTTATTCAATGAAAGGATCAGATTATCAGCATGGATACTGATGTTCACTTCCCGATAGCCACGTAAGAGGACAATAATAAAAACGAGTGTCCAACCCATAATCAGAATAGCCGGAAGGAATTGAATACGGTATTGAAAATCGAAGGGATTACCGCCAATCACAGCACCAAAGAACAGAATAAGCAGGAAACTGAACACACATGTGACACCGTATTCGATTCTTATTTGAGCGATCCGTGATCGTGACCGCTCGCGAATCAGGCGGTGAAGGGCCTTTTTACTTAACTCTGGCGTTGTTTGAAGCAGGCGGTCATAGTCTTGCCAAGCCGCTTTTAAAGTCTCGATCTCCATTCTTATCAGTGATTAATGATCGTTTTTAACTTACTTTTGATTCGGTTGATTTTTACGCCCACGTTCGACAGGCTGATGCCGGTGATGGCGGCAATCTCCGTATATGATCTCTCGTCAAGATAAAGGAGAATAATAGCTTTTTCGATCGCATTGAGGCATTCGATGGCTTCACGGAGTCGGATTGCCAACTCATTGATCTCATCATCATACCTTACGTCGGGGACCTGTAGCTCGGATGCCGTCAATTCAATTTTT from Runella rosea includes the following:
- a CDS encoding nuclear transport factor 2 family protein, producing the protein MMNRKLKSNTLVLVMLLLVTAIRSHAQPKKILIVSTNRDSVGTNVSGTFLKEIAYPFQYFTDKGFEVDIVTPKGGKAAIYSTGEVPDVLRSIRQSTLFMAKTSATLKPDEVTASKYAAVFYPGGHGQYFDVISDERIARLTATIYENGGTIGTAGHGVASLIDVKLSSGKYLIDGKRITCFPHWAELAWMNISSYGKLLPFDMQEVLARRGANLVVSTKETASDKALTLVADHPNRLVTGSFASSAPWVAEQMVSIISRSESPSETVQILRAVNNYAEGRNSGNIDRMKQAFHAGAVLKAIDEKTKDIVTTPIADYIARNKPGQKHDCSTDVRLLDYTATTAIARVTFTYTTHAYHDNLILLKVKDQWLITEKVYSKTVFQNQ
- a CDS encoding outer membrane beta-barrel protein; the encoded protein is MKLRFTLFLCLAPSLLFAQIKLSGRVTDNRNQPLPYANVLLLTPTDSTMIAGTVTNSEGGFLMENITAGSYRLSVRMVGYTSVTLLQDIFVDKTLETIVLTETATTLNEVVVKAEKPLFEQQLDKLVVNLKNNVVSAGNTVLDVLERSPGISVDRQSGSLSMNGKQGVQVMINGKLQRLPLNVVVQQLEGLTSAGVEKIELISNPSSRFDAEGDAGIINIVTKQQTDLGTNGTAMVGIGYADLSGFWKPTGSLAINHKRQNLLLTANYSLVQDNRWQQWNYERQLLTPNLYSNTITDRYASWPVQRAGLGLEWNINKTTSINTLVAGFSDYWKMESFNQSRVMLNGRDSARINLYDREVNHWKHLMGNVNLNHRLANGARLSIDLDYLYYHDHNPNEFTNTYSYVATNQVVQEQVRTGKETPISMGVIKVDYETKWRTLKLELGGKSTFSRLRNTVSLENMVGEAWIADTRFTQNYSLRDDANAVYVNVSGKAGPKGQFQAGLRAESTDMEMTASGQRLFSLDFLKLFPTFFYTWQATANSSLQVSYNRRITRPAYTSVAPFVIFMDPFTYYWGNLQLKPAISNGVQASYTYKDLLLTLKYSQDRNAIAGNQSRYNSEERKTYIYADNVDQLQLYAFTASWPWKVTSWWRTQSNALLTYQKTNHVYAGVPIELNQYSARLSLNQTFTLPGKITLEVSGVYASPITVGLSVRKAAGVVSAGVQKVINDYSKLNLTVTDIFWTRNSIYVSDNPLLGQIQKTSYYNEPRVLRLSYTVTLGNTKMKSAKARTTASEAEQQRVN
- a CDS encoding RNA polymerase sigma factor, translating into MEKDFLHLLNIHRGILYKVCNLYLDNVEDRQDLFQEIVLQLWKAFPSFRNESAPSTWMYRVALNTAISNFRKRGKEGKKIELTASELQVPDVRYDDEINELAIRLREAIECLNAIEKAIILLYLDERSYTEIAAITGISLSNVGVKINRIKSKLKTIINH